The Verrucomicrobiia bacterium genome includes the window AAATCGGCCATCTCGATGTTCAGCTACGATCTGGTTTCCGGACATCGCCTCCTGTTCGCCCCTTACGGCTGTTTTAACCAATGTGAGCACCACCTTATCGCCCGGGACATTCCCTTGCACGAAGCGACGCGGCTCCTGATGAACCGTTGCACGGGTCTGTTGCTGGTGCAGGAGTTGTTAAAGAGGGAAAAGCTCAGCGATTCCGACAGCGATTTTGTGGGACGCAATCTTGCAAAGGCGCAGCTCGCGCTGGGGGATGTCGTGCTCACCGCGTCGGGGGAATATCACTGGAGCTGTGAAGAACGCCATCAACGCTTGAAGGCACTGGCGCCTCTTGAAAAATTGCCGTGGTGGCGGGACGTGGAAAAACATCACGCCATGGGGAAGGAATTCAAACTCCATCCTGCGCGAATGCAACGCAGTGTGCGGCAGTTCACGATGGACTATCTTTCCGTCTCGGACCTTGCGCGGCAGGTATGGTTATGGCTCGAGAACCAGCGGCTGGGACAAAAGTTTGGTTCGGTCCGGGAATACGGGCTTAGTAGAGTCCCGAAGTGCGCCGAACATTCAGCCATTCATTCGTTGCTCGTGAACGTTCGCACTTTCGGCACGCGAGCGCTCGTTTCGCGGGCTGGCTTTCGCTACCCTCGCGAACGCCTGCTGAACTCCCTTCCGTTGCTGTTGTGGGAAAATCCCGGGAACGACGTTCGTGTTCGACGCTCGCTGCAAAAGCAGTTGCGAACCAGCGGATCGGATTGGCAGAGTTTCGTCGCGGTTTACAAAAACCTTTGGCCGCCATTCAGTTGATTGAACAGCTCTGAACTTTTATGGCCGGAACTTTCGGCAACGGCAGACCTCCCCCCCGGAGTTGTTCGCGTTTGGGCTTCGCCGCTCAGTGTCACGGAAGATTTTCGCAACCGACTGCTGGGTGTGTTGTCGCCAGAGGAGCGGCTGCGCGCGGAACGTTTTCGCTTTGACCGCCATCGGCATCGCTTCCTCGCAGGGCGCGGCATTCTCCGAACTCTCCTGGGCGGACAACTGCAATGCAATGCAGCGGATTTGCAGTTTGCCCTGTCGCCAAAGGGAAAGCCTGCGTTGGGCGGGCCCTTCGAAAATTCAGGTCTGCATTTCAACGTGGCTCACGCCGTTGACCTCCTGCTCGTCGCCATAACCCGCCTCGGGCCGGTCGGGGTGGATGTCGAACCTCTGCGCGAGTTGAAGGATGCGGGCGACCTCGTGAAGCGCTTCTTTTCGCCGCGGGAAAGCGAGCGTTTTCACGCACTGCGGCGTGAGGAGCAGCCCGCAGCATTTTTCAATTTGTGGACCCGCAAGGAGGCGTGGCTGAAGGCGACCGGCGAAGGAATCGCGGGCGGGCTCGATCGCGTCGAGGTCACGTTTGAAGCAGGTGAACCGGCGCGCGTCATCAGCATTGCGGGTGACGTCGAGCTCGCAACGTGCTGGACTCTCGAAGCCTTGCAGCCCGCTGTGGAATGGGCCGGCGCCGTAGCGATCCGCGCCTCTCCACGCTGCTTTGAACATGGAAAATTCTCCGCCGGGCTTCAGTGATACTCCTGCACCGTCTTCACGCTGTATCCTGATTTTTTGAGCGCTTCAATTCCGAGCGCGGCCGCCTTGGCGCTGCTCAGCGTCGTCATGATGGGTGTTCCCGTGTAAACCGCCGTGGTTCGGATCTTAACTTCATCGGCGCGCGGCAGTTGCCCGGAGGGCGTGTTTATGACGAGCTGGATTTCCTTGTTCTTCAGGAGATCGATGGCCGTCGGCCGCCCTTCCTGCAGCTTGAAAACCCGTTGAACGGTGAGCCCCGCCTTTTCCAGCACGTTCGCGGTTCCCCCTGTTGCGACGAGTTCGAATCCGAGATTGGCGAACTGCCGGGCAACCTCCGCCGCCTCGGTCTTGTGTGCGTCGCTGACACTGATGAACACGCGTCCGCCGAGTGGCAATGACGCTCCTGCCGCCATCTGGGACTTCGCGTAAGCCGTGCCCAGGTCGGCGTCGAGCCCCATGACCTCGCCCGTTGAACGCATCTCCGGCGACAGCAGGATATCCTGCCCGTGAAATCGATTGAAGGGGAACACGGATTCCTTGACGGCCCAATACGGCGGCCAGACTTCATTGACGAAGCCGAGTTCCTTCAGGGTTTTGCCCGTCATCACTTTTGCAGCCAGCTTTGCGAGTGGAAATCCAATGGTCTTGCTGACGAATGGCACGGTTCGAGAGGCGCGCGGATTCACTTCCAGAACGTAAACGGTTTCACCCTTCACCGCGTATTGCACGTTCATCAAGCCGATCACTTTCAGCTCGCGTGCCATGGCATGGGTGTAGTCACGAATCGTGGAGATCACGCGATCCGACAATGTGTGCGGCGGCAGCACCATCGCCGCGTCGCCCGAGTGAACCCCCGCAAACTCAATGTGCTCCAGCATTCCGCCAATCACGATCGTTCCGCCATTCGGCAGACCCACGTCCGTGATGCAATCCACGTCGACCTCGGTGGCGTCCTCGAGGAATTTGTCCACCAATACAGGTCGTTCCGGCGATGCCTCAACCGCGAAGCGCATGTAGTGCTGAAGCTCGGCATCCGAATAAACAATCTGCATCGCACGGCCGCCCAAAACAAAGCTTGGACGCACCAAGACGGGATATCCGAGTTCCTTGGACGCAACGAGCGCTTCAGCTTCGTTGGTCGCGAGACCGTTGGGCGGCTGCGGAATGTTGAGGCGGCGCAGCATGGTTGCGAAGAGTTTCCGATCCTCGGCAATTTCGATGCTCTGCGGCGAGGTGCCGATGATGTTGACGCCGTTTTTCTGCAGGCCCAGCGCGAGGTTCAAAGGCGTTTGTCCGCCAAATTGCGCGATGGCGCCCCAGCAGTTTTCCCGCTCGTAAATGTGCAGCACATCTTCCAGCGTTAGCGGCTCAAAGAAGAGCTTGTCGCTGGTGTCGTAATCCGTGGAAACAGTCTCCGGGTTTGAATTCACCATCAGCGTTTCAAACCCGTCCTCCTTCAGGGCAAACGCGGCGTGGACACAACAGTAGTCAAATTCGATGCCCTGGCCGATTCGATTGGGTCCGCCGCCCAGGATCATCACCTTCCGCTTCGAGCCTTCTCCGCGGATCTCGTCGTCGCCGCGGTCGTAGGTTGAATAGTAATAAGGTGTGTAGGCTTCGAACTCCGCGGCGCATGTGTCCACCAGGCGATAGCTTGGAATCAAACCGAGCTTTTTGCGCTCCGCGCGAACGGCATCTTCGGTCTGCCCGGTGAGATAAGCGATCTGCCGGTCGGAGAAGCCGAGGGATTTCGCTTTGGCTAACATTTCAGCGTTCATTCAAAATCAAATTCCCGCCAGTAAGCCGCAACCCCCTTTGGGTGTCGAGTTGGAAAAGGCTCGCCGGGAATCCAAAAATAGTCTCGGCGTTTTTTAGAAATCGAAAAATCCGGCTGGAAGGCGATTCTGGATCGCGCACTATTCCCCGGATGTGTGCATCTGCCGCAATGCCGCCTGCCCTCCCAGGAAACGAGCCAGTCCGCGGCTTTGCCTTTTCAACAGTCATTCTCGCTGCCGGTTTTTCCCGACGCATGGGACAATCGAAACCATTGCTCCAATGGGAAGGCACTACCGTGATCGCGCACGTGTTGCAGCTTTGGAATGATCTCGGCGCGCGCCGCGTGATGCCGGTGGTGCGGCCGGACGACTCGGCTCTCGCCAGCGAACTCGATCGCCTCGGCGTGCCTCGGGAGTTGCGGATCGTGAATCACAATGCAGAACACGGCATGTTCAGTTCCATCCAGGCGGCCGCGCGATCGTCTATGTCGACGGCATCGGCAACGCATGTCGTTCTCACGTTGATCGACCAGCCACACTTGAATGCCGAGATGATCAAGCCGCTTTTAGAATTCGCCTCTTTGCATTCGGAATCCATTTGCCAGCCGTCATATCAAGGAAGAGGCCGCCATCCACTAGTCTTTCCCGCTCAGTTGTTCGCCATGTTGAAGCATCATGCAGGACCAACGCTAAAAGAATTCATGGCCGAGCATGCGGGCAGGAGGTCGGCTGTTGAGTTGAACGATCCACGGTTGAACGAGGATATCGATACACCCGAAGACTACGAGCGGCTTCGTCAGCTCTGCAAAAAGTAACGCTCTCGATCTACCACTCGATAATCAGCGTTGGACAGACGGGAAAGCGTCCGCATTCCGCCCCGTAGATGGTGAGGCCCCCAATCACGAGCGCATCCGGCGGAACCTCGCAGCGGAGAGTGATGAACCCGTCGGTGACACTTTCTGCGATGCGCCGCAGCAGCTCGCCCTCCGCGAACGCATGCACCAGGTAACCGTAGGCTCCGACGCCGCCGCGCAAATAGCTCAAGGCCCCGCGCGCGTCGTGGGGGTGATTTCTCAAAACGCCGTGGTAAACGCGAATCCCATTCAGCGTCATGCGAAGCGTAGTCGAATATGTGTCGCCGTCCGTTTGCGGAATATCGACCCGATGCGACGATGCCTCGCAGAGGAGTTTAAACCGATAGGCTTTTGAGAGATCGGCACCCTCAAGTGGAATCCGCCATTCGAAAAAGCCGTGTCCAAACGCGGCGCAACTGTCTTCCGCCCGCGCCTTGTCGCGATCCGTAAAACCGCCGGACCAAACCGCATCGCTCCATTCTCCGGGCGCCCCGCGCAGGACCAGCGCGCGGTCGATCTCTTCACGCGGCGGCGGATAGCCGCTGCTGACAAGATAAGTCACATGGTTCTGTGCCACTACGGATCCATCCCGTGCGCGCGCTGACAACAGAAGTTCACACAGCATGGTTCGTTCGGGCATTTTCAGCTTGAGCGCATGGGCGTGCGCCACCTGCCGGTGAGGGAAGGGGATGGGAACGAGCCCTTGCGCGATGTCCTGGTGCACACGTCCAAACGAATCCACGCCGCCCATCTCCCAATGGAGTTGGACGTCGCGACTGGCTTTGGTCGAGTAGTGTGATGACGCGACATCCAAAAGGACACATTCGCCGGGCTTGACCCGCTGAATGGGCGGCGAATCTATCGGCAGCGTGTTGCTCTCGTTGATGATTCGAGGGTCATAGCCAAACTCCTTGGGAGTGCGATCGTAGTTGAGAAAACCATTGTACTCCCATTCCACGTCGTGCAGCTCAGTGTAGATGTAAGCGGCAATCTGTTGATACCTCCGCATCTCGTTCGTCAGGAACTTGAAACTCCAACTGACATCGCGATCACCATCCAACGCTCCCACGCCGCCGTATTCGCTGTTGATCAATGGCTGGCCCTTGTGTTGAAAACCTGGCACGTAGTTGAAACTCGAGCCCACAAACGTTGATGTCACCACCTTCGAGATGTGTTCCTTCGCCTGCTGGTAGTCACTCATGTAGAAGTGCCACGAGTTAATATCCGTGTCGCAATGCTGATAATATTCCAGGTGATCCCAGTGACAGACGCTCATGTCCTCAACCAGCCGCGTGGGATCGAGCTGCTTCGCAAGCTCCCACATGTCCTGAACCCATTCCTGCGGCCGGATGAGCCCGCCCGGCTTTGGCGTTCTTCGCGGAATTTCCCGCGCACGATCCCGATCCTCGGGCGACATCGCAGGCGAGGGAGCGAGAAGCTTGTCGAGAAAGCTCATCTGTCCGCCAAAACCCCACGTCTCGTTGAACAGGCACCATGCAAAGATCGAGGGGTGATTGAAATCCCGGGCAATCGCTTTCCGCATCATTTCCTCAAAACGTTCCCGCCCCAGCGCCGTATCGCCACCCTCGCCAAAATTCGGCATATCGGCCATTAGCAGCATTCCCATCTTATCCGCCCAGTGATAAATCAGCGGGTCATCCACCTTGATGTGTATTCGAAGGAAATTAAATCCCACCTTCTTGGCGTAGCTGATGTCGTTCTTGATGACCTCGACCGAATATGCAGTGTAAACGCCGTCGGGATAGAACGACTGGTGAAGCGCACCTCGGAGATATCGGGGAACCCCGTTCACACGCAAGGCGGTGGGAGCCTGCGAATCCTTCGCCAGTTCGAAATCGATTTTCCGCATGCCGAAGTAACTGTGCACCGTATCCAGCACTTGTTCTCCTCGGAGCAGCCGCAGGTGAACCGCGTAAAGGAAGGGCGAGTTGGGATCCCAGAGTTGCAGTTCGCGGAGCTTGATGACCTTCGAGGCATCCTGACCTTGCAGCATCAAGCGCTCGGTCTGCGTCGTGCCATTGGGACCAAGAATTTCCGCCTGCACGACGTCGCTTTTTTCGAGAGATACGCCGGCCACGGAAACCTTCACGGAACCGCTGTCGATGTCGCCTTCGAATCTGAATGAATCCAGATGCGCGGCGCCGCGCGGCTCCAGGAACACGGTTTGCCAGATGCCGCTGGTCGTGGTGTACCATCGCCACTGTTTCCCCACAGGCTGCTCTCGATTGTCCATCGGATCTTCAACACGCAGCACGACGAGTGCGTAACGCACGCCGTCTTTCGTGAGCAGGGCGTCGGTAAGATCAAATTCGAACGGCGTGTAACCGCCTTCGTGATGGCCAAGGTGTTTGCCGTTGCACCAGCAGTCGGTGAAGAAGTCGGCCGCGCCGATCGTGAGAATCACACGTTTGTTCTCCCAGGCTTCGTTATTGGGAATCTGAACATGGCGCCGATACCATCCCACTTCATACCGTTGCGCCGATCGATGATTCTCCCGGGTTACTTCCAGGGGATTTCGGAATACACGCGTCGCGTAGTAGTTATCGTTGCCCGCGATATCGCCTTCACCCCAGGCAGCCAAAGATTCCCAACAAAACGGAACGATGATTTGCTCACGCCACTCCAGGCCGTCCGGCTGAAACCATTTCTGCTTGATGCCGCAGTGATCGCCGTCGAAACGAAACTGCCACGGGCCGTTGAGGTTCAGCCAATCGAAACCTTCCATCGTGCCGCGTTGCCGGTCGGGCCGGGGGTACTCAGGTCTTGGATAGAGGAATTGGGTGGGCATGCAGGTCGGGTCATGAGCTTACGCTCCAGCCATCACAAAACTGTGAAGGTGCGAAGCGTGATTACATTGGCGGGGTTCGTTTTCGGCGGACGTCAGCTCGCGTAAGAACGCGCGCCGATCCGAAAAATAGCGTTCGAGCGCTTTCTCCCACGGCGGAAGAAGCGATCCACGATTCGACCGAAGCACGGACGATCGCGGCCGTGCAGCAAGAAAGTCGGCGTCGTCGAGCCGCAGGGGTTCCAGCCCGGCCGCGGAAACGCCGCCGAGCTCGGCCGCGTGCAGAAGAAAGTTATGCCACGTGGTAGCGCCGTCGTTGGCAAGATGCCAAATGCCGCGTTCACCATCGATGAGCAAGTCGAGGGTCGCATTCACCAAGTCTGGAAGATAAGCCGGGGTGAGGGTTGCATCAACCAGCGCCCAAAACGGACGGTTCGCGCGGAGCTCCCGTACCATCGCCGTGACAATGTTGTCTTGGTCCCACGGGCCAAAAAGGCAGCACGTGCGGATGACAAGGCTGCCGGCATGGATTCGTGTCACCGCGCTCTCTGCCTGTGCCTTGCTCAATCCATAAATGTTCAGTGGATTAGTTGCGTCTGATTC containing:
- a CDS encoding glycoside hydrolase family 2 TIM barrel-domain containing protein; translated protein: MPTQFLYPRPEYPRPDRQRGTMEGFDWLNLNGPWQFRFDGDHCGIKQKWFQPDGLEWREQIIVPFCWESLAAWGEGDIAGNDNYYATRVFRNPLEVTRENHRSAQRYEVGWYRRHVQIPNNEAWENKRVILTIGAADFFTDCWCNGKHLGHHEGGYTPFEFDLTDALLTKDGVRYALVVLRVEDPMDNREQPVGKQWRWYTTTSGIWQTVFLEPRGAAHLDSFRFEGDIDSGSVKVSVAGVSLEKSDVVQAEILGPNGTTQTERLMLQGQDASKVIKLRELQLWDPNSPFLYAVHLRLLRGEQVLDTVHSYFGMRKIDFELAKDSQAPTALRVNGVPRYLRGALHQSFYPDGVYTAYSVEVIKNDISYAKKVGFNFLRIHIKVDDPLIYHWADKMGMLLMADMPNFGEGGDTALGRERFEEMMRKAIARDFNHPSIFAWCLFNETWGFGGQMSFLDKLLAPSPAMSPEDRDRAREIPRRTPKPGGLIRPQEWVQDMWELAKQLDPTRLVEDMSVCHWDHLEYYQHCDTDINSWHFYMSDYQQAKEHISKVVTSTFVGSSFNYVPGFQHKGQPLINSEYGGVGALDGDRDVSWSFKFLTNEMRRYQQIAAYIYTELHDVEWEYNGFLNYDRTPKEFGYDPRIINESNTLPIDSPPIQRVKPGECVLLDVASSHYSTKASRDVQLHWEMGGVDSFGRVHQDIAQGLVPIPFPHRQVAHAHALKLKMPERTMLCELLLSARARDGSVVAQNHVTYLVSSGYPPPREEIDRALVLRGAPGEWSDAVWSGGFTDRDKARAEDSCAAFGHGFFEWRIPLEGADLSKAYRFKLLCEASSHRVDIPQTDGDTYSTTLRMTLNGIRVYHGVLRNHPHDARGALSYLRGGVGAYGYLVHAFAEGELLRRIAESVTDGFITLRCEVPPDALVIGGLTIYGAECGRFPVCPTLIIEW
- a CDS encoding 4'-phosphopantetheinyl transferase superfamily protein, whose translation is MNSSELLWPELSATADLPPGVVRVWASPLSVTEDFRNRLLGVLSPEERLRAERFRFDRHRHRFLAGRGILRTLLGGQLQCNAADLQFALSPKGKPALGGPFENSGLHFNVAHAVDLLLVAITRLGPVGVDVEPLRELKDAGDLVKRFFSPRESERFHALRREEQPAAFFNLWTRKEAWLKATGEGIAGGLDRVEVTFEAGEPARVISIAGDVELATCWTLEALQPAVEWAGAVAIRASPRCFEHGKFSAGLQ
- a CDS encoding nucleotidyltransferase family protein; the encoded protein is MPPALPGNEPVRGFAFSTVILAAGFSRRMGQSKPLLQWEGTTVIAHVLQLWNDLGARRVMPVVRPDDSALASELDRLGVPRELRIVNHNAEHGMFSSIQAAARSSMSTASATHVVLTLIDQPHLNAEMIKPLLEFASLHSESICQPSYQGRGRHPLVFPAQLFAMLKHHAGPTLKEFMAEHAGRRSAVELNDPRLNEDIDTPEDYERLRQLCKK